A region of Nitrosomonas stercoris DNA encodes the following proteins:
- a CDS encoding IS3 family transposase ISAeca6: MRKSNFTESQIMAILKQNEAGIPVPELCREHGMSSASFYKWRSKYGGMDTSLMKRMKELEDENRRLKKMYAEERLKAEIRLEALKGKL; the protein is encoded by the coding sequence ATGCGTAAATCAAACTTCACTGAGAGCCAGATTATGGCAATTCTCAAACAAAATGAGGCTGGAATCCCAGTCCCTGAGCTATGTCGTGAGCATGGCATGAGCTCGGCTTCGTTCTATAAATGGCGTTCAAAATATGGCGGTATGGACACCTCACTCATGAAACGCATGAAGGAGCTTGAAGACGAAAACCGCCGCCTTAAAAAGATGTATGCCGAAGAGCGGCTTAAAGCTGAGATTCGACTGGAGGCACTCAAGGGAAAGCTCTAA
- a CDS encoding IS3 family transposase ISMaq1, whose product MAKEAITKYAISIRLACLCLGISESCFYYQSKLNAENEQIADWLLRLTDNKKRWGFGLCFLYLRNVKGFKWNHKRVYRIYRELELNLRIKPRKRIKRDKPDALSVPATINDVWSMDFMSDSLADGRSIRALNVIDDFNRECLAIDVDFSLPSARVVRSLEQVIEWRGKPNTIRCDNGPEYISEAIKDWAKARQITLQYIQPGKPTQNAYVERFNRTMRHEWLDLNIFESIEQAQELATQWLWTYNNERPHTAIGGVPPRQLLQAV is encoded by the coding sequence ATGGCGAAAGAAGCGATCACCAAGTATGCCATTAGCATTCGTCTTGCTTGCCTTTGTCTGGGTATTAGCGAGAGCTGTTTTTACTATCAAAGCAAACTCAATGCTGAGAACGAGCAGATTGCCGACTGGCTGCTTCGGTTAACCGACAACAAAAAGCGCTGGGGATTTGGCCTATGTTTTTTATACCTGCGTAATGTCAAAGGCTTTAAGTGGAACCATAAACGCGTTTATCGCATTTACCGTGAGTTGGAGCTGAACTTGCGAATCAAACCCAGAAAACGCATAAAGCGAGATAAGCCTGACGCGCTGAGCGTTCCAGCGACCATTAACGATGTCTGGTCAATGGATTTTATGTCAGATAGTTTGGCCGATGGTCGCAGTATAAGAGCCCTTAATGTTATTGATGATTTTAATCGTGAATGCTTAGCCATTGATGTTGATTTTTCATTGCCGAGTGCGCGAGTTGTTCGCTCTTTGGAACAGGTCATTGAATGGCGCGGTAAGCCAAATACAATACGCTGTGACAATGGCCCTGAGTATATCTCTGAGGCGATAAAGGACTGGGCGAAAGCACGTCAAATTACCTTGCAGTATATTCAACCAGGCAAACCAACACAGAATGCTTATGTCGAGCGTTTTAACCGAACAATGCGGCATGAATGGTTAGATTTAAACATTTTTGAAAGCATTGAGCAGGCTCAAGAACTTGCGACACAATGGCTTTGGACGTATAACAACGAACGCCCCCACACTGCTATCGGAGGAGTACCACCAAGACAGTTATTACAGGCTGTTTAA
- a CDS encoding putative lipoprotein YiaD, producing the protein MYKVMVITASLAGLVMVGCADMSATQRGGGTGALIGAGTGAAIGALAGGGKGAAIGAGAGAAVGAGAGYLWSKRMEEQRIQMENVTAGTGVTVSQTADNRLMLNIPSDISFDTGSAQIKPNLRPILDSFATSLLNNPGTQVTIIGHTDNTGSDAVNNPLSVNRAASTREYLVHRGVPVQRIQIDGSGSYQPVASNSTAAGRAQNRRVEIYVSETQGGSIQ; encoded by the coding sequence ATGTATAAAGTTATGGTGATTACTGCATCATTGGCTGGATTAGTTATGGTTGGATGTGCTGATATGTCCGCAACACAACGTGGAGGCGGTACCGGTGCATTGATTGGGGCAGGTACAGGTGCTGCAATTGGCGCATTAGCTGGCGGTGGCAAAGGTGCTGCAATTGGCGCTGGTGCGGGTGCGGCAGTGGGTGCTGGTGCGGGTTATCTATGGTCTAAAAGAATGGAAGAACAAAGAATTCAGATGGAAAATGTTACTGCGGGCACAGGAGTAACTGTATCGCAAACAGCGGATAATCGGTTGATGTTAAATATTCCTAGTGATATCTCATTTGATACAGGTAGTGCGCAAATCAAACCAAATCTTCGCCCGATTTTAGATAGTTTTGCGACCAGTTTGTTGAATAATCCAGGTACGCAAGTAACCATTATTGGACATACTGATAATACTGGTAGTGATGCTGTTAATAACCCATTATCTGTTAATCGTGCAGCCAGTACACGCGAATATTTGGTGCATCGTGGCGTTCCAGTACAGCGCATCCAAATTGATGGCAGTGGATCATACCAACCAGTTGCTTCCAATAGTACCGCTGCAGGTCGTGCACAAAATCGCAGGGTTGAGATTTATGTTTCAGAAACACAAGGTGGATCAATTCAATAG
- a CDS encoding IS630 family transposase ISAzs37 produces the protein MAAARLIWRDWQKTCDPARLIFLDETGASTDMTRQYGRCPVGERCYDHAPGSHKTMTFVAGLHLDGLLAPWCLDAPMNGAAFLVYVETQLCPALKPGDIVICDNLSSHKVAGVREMIKDKGAEILYLPPYSPDLNPIEQVCSKIKTLLRKAAERSFDALWTAIGSIIETIRPQECRNYFTNFGYVCN, from the coding sequence GTGGCGGCGGCAAGGCTCATTTGGCGAGACTGGCAAAAGACCTGCGATCCCGCTCGCCTGATCTTTCTCGATGAAACGGGAGCAAGCACGGACATGACGAGGCAGTATGGCCGCTGTCCTGTGGGAGAGCGATGCTATGACCATGCTCCCGGCAGTCACAAAACCATGACTTTCGTTGCCGGATTGCATCTTGACGGTTTGCTTGCGCCGTGGTGTCTGGATGCGCCCATGAATGGCGCAGCTTTCCTGGTTTATGTGGAAACCCAGCTCTGCCCTGCACTCAAGCCAGGTGATATCGTCATCTGCGACAACCTGAGCAGCCACAAGGTTGCCGGTGTCCGGGAGATGATCAAGGACAAAGGTGCAGAAATCCTTTATCTGCCGCCTTATTCTCCCGACCTCAACCCGATTGAACAGGTCTGCTCCAAAATCAAAACCCTCCTGCGTAAAGCCGCCGAACGATCCTTTGATGCTCTCTGGACCGCTATCGGCAGCATCATTGAAACCATCCGGCCCCAGGAATGCCGTAACTACTTCACCAACTTCGGCTATGTATGTAACTAA
- a CDS encoding N-acetylmuramate alpha-1-phosphate, with protein MFKAMILAAGKGTRMQPLTNTCPKPLLRAGDKMLIEYHLEKLAAAGFNEVVINHAYLGTMIEAALQNGECYGLHIYYSPEYTTLETAGGIAHALPLLTNSICSQPFAVINADVFCDVDFSVLHSLLQQIQAAAGNILAHLVLVDNPHHHSEGDFFLHKETGKLTELATFSDDQKLTFSGIGVYHPALFENIAPNQAQKLAPLLRTATANNQVTGSHYQGVWMDIGTPERLRLLDTTLKRKISNS; from the coding sequence ATGTTTAAAGCCATGATCCTCGCAGCGGGCAAGGGAACACGCATGCAACCATTAACAAATACTTGCCCCAAACCTCTGTTGCGTGCTGGGGATAAAATGCTAATCGAATATCACTTAGAAAAATTAGCAGCAGCTGGTTTTAATGAGGTTGTTATCAATCATGCCTACCTCGGCACAATGATTGAAGCAGCATTACAAAATGGCGAATGCTATGGTTTGCATATATATTATTCGCCAGAGTATACAACGCTGGAAACGGCAGGAGGGATCGCTCACGCATTACCATTGCTAACGAATTCCATTTGCAGCCAACCATTTGCGGTTATTAATGCAGATGTTTTCTGCGATGTGGATTTTTCTGTCTTGCACTCGTTACTACAACAGATACAAGCAGCCGCTGGGAATATACTTGCGCATTTAGTATTAGTAGATAATCCTCATCATCATTCAGAAGGAGATTTTTTTCTACATAAAGAGACCGGCAAGCTAACGGAATTAGCTACTTTTTCTGATGATCAAAAACTAACTTTTAGTGGCATTGGTGTGTATCATCCTGCGCTTTTTGAGAACATTGCTCCCAATCAAGCGCAGAAATTAGCACCTTTATTACGCACAGCTACTGCTAATAACCAAGTGACCGGATCACACTATCAGGGAGTATGGATGGACATCGGTACACCAGAACGGCTGCGATTACTAGATACAACTCTCAAACGTAAAATCAGCAATAGCTAA
- a CDS encoding N-acetylmuramateN-acetylglucosamine kinase: MDRLQLLNDWLKTIYPEQVFTLLPASADASFRRYFRVFLPEKTLIVMDAPPQRENCQPFLYAADIFKKAAIHVPDIIAQNLEQGFLLLSDLGSLTYQTALIKEPARADELYQDAIDVLIRLQVASQKNIFPEYDRALLAYELALFPEWYMQHHLQITPSDDQKNTLKLIFDSILEHVLTQPQVFVHRDYHSRNLMVFTPNPGVIDFQDAVYGPITYDLVSLFKDAYIQWPEAQVLDWVIRYWEKARKEGLPITSNFSQFFQDFEWMGVQRHLKVLGVFSRLYYRDQKDAYLNDIPMVMYYLRKTCERYRELHPLAQLLDQLANDKPAVGYTF; the protein is encoded by the coding sequence ATGGATCGACTACAACTTCTTAATGATTGGCTAAAAACTATTTATCCAGAGCAAGTTTTCACTTTATTGCCTGCTTCAGCTGATGCCAGTTTTCGCCGTTATTTTCGTGTTTTTCTGCCTGAAAAGACCTTGATTGTTATGGATGCACCTCCACAGCGGGAGAACTGTCAGCCTTTTTTATATGCTGCTGATATCTTTAAAAAAGCTGCTATTCATGTGCCGGATATTATTGCGCAAAACCTAGAACAGGGCTTTTTACTACTATCTGATCTCGGCTCTCTTACTTATCAAACCGCACTTATTAAAGAACCAGCGCGCGCCGATGAACTTTATCAAGACGCTATTGATGTACTAATTCGGCTACAAGTAGCCAGTCAAAAAAATATCTTTCCAGAATATGATCGAGCACTGCTCGCTTATGAATTAGCACTCTTCCCCGAATGGTACATGCAGCACCACTTACAAATCACACCCAGCGATGATCAGAAAAACACACTCAAACTTATTTTTGATTCGATTCTTGAACACGTGCTCACTCAACCACAGGTATTTGTGCACAGAGATTACCACAGCCGCAACTTGATGGTATTTACTCCCAATCCTGGTGTGATCGACTTTCAAGATGCTGTTTATGGTCCGATTACGTATGACTTAGTATCGCTTTTTAAGGATGCTTATATTCAGTGGCCTGAAGCCCAGGTACTGGATTGGGTTATTCGTTATTGGGAAAAGGCTCGCAAAGAAGGATTGCCGATTACTAGTAATTTTTCTCAATTTTTTCAGGATTTTGAATGGATGGGGGTACAACGTCACCTGAAGGTGCTGGGAGTATTTTCCCGACTGTATTATCGTGATCAAAAAGATGCCTATTTAAATGATATTCCAATGGTGATGTACTATTTACGGAAAACATGTGAACGCTATCGCGAACTTCATCCACTGGCGCAGCTATTAGATCAGTTGGCAAATGATAAACCTGCTGTAGGCTATACCTTTTGA
- a CDS encoding competence protein ComM has protein sequence MSLAVLYSRALCGMDAPLVTVEVHLANGLPRFTIVGLPEAEVKESKDRVRAALQNGRFKFPARRITVNLAPADLPKASGRFDLPIALGILAATGQIPADKLDQYEWAGELSLNGKLRPIRGALAMTYRAARSGRGFVLPEQNAGEAALVKEALIYPATSLLQLCARLTGQESWEPYHAEPIASVPNNYPDMADVKGQVQARRALEVAAAGGHSVLMIGPPGTGKTMLAKRIPGILPPMTEQEALESAAIQSLGFGSFDLANWEQRPFRAPHHTASAVALVGGGSLPRPGEISLALHGVLFLDELPEFERRVLEVLREPLESGHITISRAARRADFPAKFQLIAAMNPCPCGYLGHYTNRCRCTPDQVARYRGKISGPLLDRIDIQIEVPALPKEDLLRAGQGEASSMIQQRTAAARQRQRERQKISNAELAIQDIEKYCMPDTKGRQMLERAMTRLNISARAYHRILKLARTIADLSESESVLAAHVAEAIQYRRMGMN, from the coding sequence ATGTCGCTAGCTGTCTTATATAGCCGAGCATTGTGCGGTATGGATGCACCGTTAGTGACAGTAGAAGTGCATCTTGCCAATGGTTTACCAAGATTCACAATTGTCGGATTGCCGGAAGCGGAGGTAAAAGAAAGCAAGGATCGAGTGCGCGCAGCATTACAAAACGGACGATTTAAATTTCCGGCGCGCCGAATTACAGTCAACCTTGCTCCCGCAGATTTGCCTAAGGCAAGCGGGCGTTTTGATTTGCCCATTGCACTGGGTATTTTGGCTGCGACGGGACAAATTCCTGCAGATAAGCTCGATCAATATGAGTGGGCTGGTGAATTATCACTAAATGGAAAATTAAGGCCAATTCGTGGTGCATTGGCCATGACTTATCGTGCCGCTCGTTCGGGGCGAGGGTTTGTTTTACCTGAACAAAATGCTGGTGAAGCTGCCTTGGTCAAAGAGGCGCTGATCTATCCAGCCACTTCATTATTGCAGTTATGTGCGCGTTTGACTGGCCAGGAATCATGGGAGCCTTATCATGCTGAGCCGATAGCTTCTGTGCCAAATAATTATCCGGATATGGCAGATGTTAAAGGGCAGGTACAAGCTAGGCGTGCATTAGAGGTCGCTGCCGCAGGTGGACATAGTGTATTGATGATTGGGCCGCCGGGAACAGGAAAAACCATGCTGGCAAAACGTATTCCGGGGATTTTACCGCCTATGACTGAACAAGAAGCATTGGAATCAGCAGCGATTCAATCTCTCGGATTCGGTAGTTTTGATTTGGCTAATTGGGAGCAGCGTCCGTTTCGTGCGCCTCACCATACTGCCTCAGCAGTAGCGTTGGTAGGGGGAGGTAGCTTGCCACGTCCAGGTGAGATTTCGTTAGCGCTGCATGGTGTCTTGTTTCTTGATGAATTACCTGAATTTGAGCGTCGTGTTTTGGAAGTATTGCGAGAACCACTTGAATCCGGGCATATTACTATTTCACGTGCGGCTCGCCGAGCAGATTTTCCAGCCAAATTTCAATTAATTGCTGCGATGAATCCTTGTCCCTGTGGCTATCTTGGACATTACACTAACAGATGTCGATGTACCCCTGATCAGGTCGCACGTTATCGCGGAAAAATTTCTGGCCCTTTATTAGATCGCATTGATATCCAGATTGAGGTGCCTGCTTTGCCTAAAGAAGATTTGTTACGTGCGGGACAAGGAGAGGCGAGTAGTATGATTCAACAACGGACGGCAGCAGCTAGACAACGTCAACGAGAGCGACAAAAAATATCAAATGCCGAGCTAGCAATTCAAGATATTGAAAAATATTGTATGCCTGACACGAAAGGCAGACAGATGCTGGAGCGGGCAATGACACGTTTGAATATCTCGGCACGGGCTTATCACAGAATTCTGAAATTGGCACGCACCATTGCAGATTTATCAGAAAGTGAATCTGTATTGGCAGCACATGTGGCAGAAGCTATCCAGTACCGTCGTATGGGTATGAATTAA
- a CDS encoding replicative DNA helicase, whose product MNQPGTSFIQNITDNDTYKLPPHSIEAEQSILGGLMLDNQAWDKIADIIVENDFYRQDHQLIYQHICRLIERNKPADVITVAESLESTDQLQQVGGLTYVGAITQNTPSAANIRHYAEIVRERSVMRRLAQVSTQITDLAYNPAGRSAGDLLDEAESKIFEIAEQSAHGKQGFVDIQPLLKQVVERIEMLYSRSNPSDITGIPSGFDDLDQKTSGFQVGDLIIVAGRPSMGKTAFALNIGEYVALEVGKPVAVFSMEMGGAQLAMRMLGSIGRLDQHKVRTGQLDDEDWPRLTHALGKLNDAPIFIDETAALNSLELRARARRLYRQHNGLGLIIVDYLQLMSSASTNSENRAAEISEISRSLKALAKELQVPVIALSQLNRSLEQRPNKRPIMSDLRESGAIEQDADVILFIYRDEVYNPDTPDKGIAEIIIGKQRNGPIGKVDLTFLGEYTRFENCARTTDYY is encoded by the coding sequence ATGAATCAACCCGGTACCAGTTTTATTCAAAACATTACTGACAACGATACCTATAAGCTCCCTCCTCATTCCATTGAAGCTGAACAATCTATCCTTGGTGGATTAATGCTGGACAATCAAGCATGGGACAAAATAGCAGATATCATCGTTGAAAATGATTTTTATCGCCAGGATCATCAGCTTATTTATCAACATATATGTCGTCTAATAGAACGAAACAAGCCAGCAGATGTAATCACCGTTGCAGAATCTCTTGAAAGTACTGACCAGTTGCAACAAGTAGGTGGCCTTACCTATGTCGGCGCCATTACACAAAACACCCCGTCAGCAGCTAATATTCGACACTACGCAGAAATTGTGCGAGAGCGCTCTGTTATGCGCAGATTGGCACAGGTCAGTACACAAATAACAGATTTAGCATACAACCCGGCAGGGCGCTCTGCCGGTGATCTACTGGATGAAGCGGAAAGCAAAATATTTGAAATTGCAGAACAAAGCGCGCACGGCAAACAAGGTTTTGTTGATATTCAACCGCTGCTTAAACAAGTGGTTGAACGCATAGAAATGCTCTACAGCCGAAGTAATCCAAGTGACATTACCGGCATTCCTTCTGGCTTTGATGATCTTGATCAAAAAACTTCTGGCTTTCAGGTTGGCGATCTTATTATCGTGGCAGGACGTCCTTCAATGGGAAAAACAGCATTTGCACTCAATATTGGTGAATATGTTGCGCTTGAAGTTGGCAAACCTGTAGCTGTATTCAGCATGGAAATGGGAGGCGCACAACTTGCTATGCGAATGCTAGGTTCAATTGGTCGCCTGGATCAACACAAAGTTCGTACCGGCCAACTGGATGATGAAGATTGGCCACGCTTGACACACGCATTGGGAAAATTGAACGATGCACCAATATTTATTGATGAAACAGCTGCGTTAAATTCACTCGAATTACGCGCACGGGCACGACGTTTATACCGCCAACATAATGGTCTAGGACTTATTATTGTCGACTATCTGCAGCTTATGTCATCTGCTTCTACCAACAGCGAAAACCGTGCAGCTGAAATTTCTGAAATCTCACGATCCCTAAAAGCATTAGCAAAAGAATTACAGGTGCCGGTTATTGCTTTATCCCAACTTAACCGCAGCCTTGAGCAACGGCCAAACAAACGTCCGATTATGTCTGATTTACGTGAATCTGGCGCTATTGAACAAGACGCTGATGTCATTTTATTTATTTATCGTGACGAAGTATACAACCCAGATACACCAGATAAAGGTATTGCCGAAATCATTATCGGCAAACAGCGCAACGGACCAATCGGAAAAGTCGATTTAACCTTTTTGGGTGAATATACCCGATTTGAAAATTGCGCCAGAACAACAGATTACTATTAA
- a CDS encoding 50S ribosomal protein L9, translating into MQVILLEKIAKLGALGSIVNVKPGYARNYLIPQGKAKRATEKAIAEFETQRAELEKKQAGILAVANEQAEKLNGLLIQISQKAGVDGKLFGSVTSANIAEELQKQDFAIEKSMIRMPEGQIKQVGDYTVDIVLHSEVSAHITVSVLGEATI; encoded by the coding sequence ATGCAGGTAATTTTACTCGAAAAAATTGCTAAGCTTGGCGCACTAGGCAGTATTGTAAATGTTAAACCAGGCTACGCTCGAAACTACTTAATCCCTCAAGGCAAGGCAAAAAGAGCAACTGAAAAAGCCATTGCCGAATTCGAAACACAACGTGCTGAACTAGAGAAAAAACAAGCTGGCATCCTAGCGGTCGCGAATGAACAGGCAGAAAAACTGAATGGATTACTAATACAAATCTCTCAAAAAGCAGGTGTGGATGGCAAGCTTTTTGGATCTGTTACCAGTGCAAATATTGCAGAAGAATTACAAAAACAAGATTTTGCCATTGAAAAATCTATGATTCGTATGCCTGAAGGACAAATCAAGCAGGTGGGAGACTACACAGTCGATATTGTTTTGCACAGCGAAGTATCTGCTCACATCACTGTATCGGTGCTAGGTGAGGCAACCATATAA
- a CDS encoding 30S ribosomal protein S18 — MRFSRNRNAKNRTRDRMTNRPLFKRKKFCRFTAEGIEHIDYKDIDLLKDFISENGKIIPARITGTRAYYQRQLNQAIERARFLALLPYTDRH; from the coding sequence ATGAGATTTTCAAGAAATAGAAACGCAAAGAATAGAACAAGAGATCGGATGACTAACCGACCATTATTTAAACGCAAAAAATTCTGTCGCTTTACCGCTGAAGGAATTGAGCATATCGATTACAAGGATATCGATCTATTGAAAGACTTTATCAGTGAAAACGGTAAAATAATCCCTGCACGTATTACAGGCACACGTGCCTACTATCAGCGCCAGCTCAATCAAGCAATCGAGCGCGCACGCTTTCTTGCATTGCTGCCCTACACTGATCGGCATTAA
- a CDS encoding primosomal replication protein n, producing the protein MTRQTLSKKAIFNPDINRLAKRNQVTISGKIIDRGAVRHTPAGIMVIEFKLRHTSDQEEASMLRSIEFELSVIAMAEMAQKIAQIASETYVELSGFMTKKNRSNNQLILHVLDVKFI; encoded by the coding sequence ATGACACGCCAGACACTGTCGAAAAAGGCGATATTTAATCCAGATATAAATCGCTTAGCCAAGCGCAATCAGGTGACTATCAGTGGAAAGATTATTGATCGCGGCGCTGTACGCCATACACCTGCCGGTATTATGGTTATAGAATTTAAACTGCGCCATACATCTGATCAAGAAGAAGCCAGCATGCTCCGCTCAATTGAATTTGAGCTTTCAGTTATTGCAATGGCAGAAATGGCTCAAAAAATCGCACAGATAGCATCTGAAACATATGTCGAATTATCAGGCTTTATGACGAAAAAAAATCGTTCAAATAACCAGTTAATTCTACACGTACTTGATGTCAAGTTTATCTGA
- a CDS encoding 30S ribosomal protein S6 produces the protein MRHYEIVFIVHPDQSEQVSAMVERYSNSITEKSGKIHRLEDWGRKQLAYPIQKLHKAHYILMNIECDQETLENLEHSFRFNDAILRHLTIRTHGPVTTSSPMVSDDKSPPSATNSDKDKSDTASTKEEKEETVNKPTDDTPDTVEKGDI, from the coding sequence ATGAGGCACTACGAAATCGTATTTATTGTTCACCCGGATCAGAGCGAACAAGTTTCTGCTATGGTTGAGCGTTACAGCAATAGCATTACTGAAAAATCCGGAAAAATCCATCGCCTTGAAGACTGGGGACGAAAACAGCTTGCTTATCCTATTCAAAAGTTGCACAAAGCTCATTATATTTTAATGAATATCGAATGTGATCAAGAAACACTTGAGAATCTGGAACACAGCTTCAGATTTAATGACGCAATTCTTCGCCACCTCACCATTCGTACGCATGGCCCTGTAACAACATCTTCTCCTATGGTGTCCGACGATAAATCGCCGCCGTCAGCAACAAATTCAGATAAAGATAAAAGCGATACAGCCTCTACCAAAGAAGAGAAGGAAGAGACAGTAAACAAACCCACAGATGACACGCCAGACACTGTCGAAAAAGGCGATATTTAA
- a CDS encoding ATP synthase subunit a: MSMEAELTPTSYIQHHLSNMTVNLGESSFWVLHLDTLVMSVLIGLISMGFIWLVVRKATSGVPGKTQAFVELLIEFIDGQVKSTFHGERHAFIAPAALTMFVWIFMMNAMDFLPTDVMSWVYENVFGLANWRGVPTADANTTFALALSIWFLMIYYSIKVKGLGGWVNELICTPFGKNPLVWIPNLLLNIVEYISKPLSHSLRLYGNIYAGEIIFLLLGMWAATGVSGTIFGAILGAGWSIFHILIALLHAFIFMMLAVVYLSMAHESSH; the protein is encoded by the coding sequence ATGTCGATGGAAGCGGAATTGACCCCAACCTCATATATACAACATCATCTATCTAACATGACTGTGAATCTCGGAGAGAGTTCTTTCTGGGTTTTGCATCTTGATACTCTGGTGATGTCTGTTCTGATTGGCCTCATTAGTATGGGTTTCATCTGGTTGGTAGTCAGGAAAGCTACTTCGGGTGTACCAGGTAAAACACAAGCTTTTGTTGAATTACTTATTGAGTTCATAGATGGTCAGGTGAAAAGTACTTTTCATGGCGAACGACATGCTTTTATTGCACCGGCAGCATTAACAATGTTCGTTTGGATTTTCATGATGAACGCCATGGATTTTCTGCCAACAGACGTGATGTCGTGGGTGTATGAGAATGTATTTGGGCTTGCTAATTGGCGTGGTGTGCCGACGGCAGATGCGAACACTACTTTTGCGCTTGCTCTTTCTATCTGGTTTTTAATGATTTACTACAGCATTAAAGTCAAAGGATTGGGCGGCTGGGTAAACGAATTGATTTGCACACCATTTGGTAAAAATCCATTGGTATGGATACCTAATCTATTATTGAACATTGTTGAATATATTTCCAAACCTTTGTCACATTCTTTGCGGTTGTATGGAAATATTTATGCTGGTGAAATTATATTTTTGTTGCTCGGTATGTGGGCAGCAACAGGTGTGAGTGGAACAATTTTTGGAGCGATTCTTGGTGCTGGTTGGTCGATTTTTCACATATTGATTGCTTTGTTGCATGCGTTTATATTCATGATGCTGGCAGTTGTTTATCTTTCCATGGCGCATGAATCATCACATTAA